In Geminocystis sp. NIES-3708, a single window of DNA contains:
- a CDS encoding CYTH domain-containing protein gives MGLEIERKFLVNHTLWQPSDNGILYRQGYIYTHNGNTVRVRIAGNKGYLTLKGKTKGSVRSEFEYEIPLDDAGEMLDTLCDRPLIEKIRFKQKIGELTWEIDNFLGENQGLTLAEVELKNENQKVILPSWVTEEVTHDRRYYNSNLAKNPYSKW, from the coding sequence ATGGGTTTAGAAATTGAACGTAAATTTTTAGTTAATCATACTCTTTGGCAACCTTCAGATAATGGTATTTTATATCGCCAAGGTTATATTTACACCCATAACGGTAATACTGTTAGAGTTAGAATCGCTGGAAATAAAGGTTATTTGACTTTAAAGGGAAAAACTAAAGGTAGTGTACGCTCAGAATTTGAATATGAAATACCTTTAGATGATGCTGGAGAAATGTTAGATACATTATGCGATCGCCCGTTAATTGAGAAGATTAGATTTAAACAAAAAATAGGTGAATTAACATGGGAAATAGATAATTTTTTAGGAGAAAATCAAGGTTTAACTTTAGCAGAAGTGGAGTTAAAAAATGAAAATCAAAAAGTAATTTTACCATCATGGGTAACTGAAGAAGTAACCCACGATAGACGTTATTATAATTCTAATTTAGCTAAAAATCCTTATAGTAAATGGTAA